A genomic segment from Spinacia oleracea cultivar Varoflay chromosome 3, BTI_SOV_V1, whole genome shotgun sequence encodes:
- the LOC110788949 gene encoding pentatricopeptide repeat-containing protein At3g18110, chloroplastic — MAIANSGTFAVSASPLHIDSQSKVRRFIPSNCTLASSNSSSTSAEETTLEEPKNPRKFSYSRASPSVRWPNLKLTEIHQSAQTHLNLASNSPTHFAKTANNSEDSEEFEVEGDAGSMDDVGGGVNDETLEVLDKPSKSKARRMTKLALKRAKDWRMRVQYLTDKILGLGSDEFVADVLDKRLVQMTPTDYCFVVKWVGQSSWQRALEVFEWLNLRHWYSPNARMLATILAVLGKANQEGLAVEIFMRAESSAGNTVQVYNAMMGVYARNARFSKVQEMLSLMRERGCEPDLVSFNTLINARLKSGPLGPNLGMELLNEVRKSGMRPDAITYNTLISACSRESNLQEAIKVYGDMEANNCQPDLWTYNAMISVFARCGLASRAERILRELEAKGFIPDAVTYNSLLYAYAREGNIEKVGDICEEMLKRGFVKDEMTYNTILHMYGKQGEHDTALDLYRNMKLSGLVPDAVTYTVLIDCLGKANRMTEAANLMSEMLDSGVKPTLRTFSALICGYGKSGKRVEAEETFNCMLRSGIKPDKLAYSVMLDILLRSDETRKAMAIYSDMVYHNIMPDHKLYLSLIQLLKKENKDEGLQRIVLDMQQLCGMTPVDISSILVQGECFDEAGRMLRLAVAQGYDLDHRNLLSILSSFSSSGRHVEAEDLLKYLRDHASSSQELVEEALVIVFCKANQLDAALEQYYNIKESGLFCGSCMMYESLIMCCKESELFSTASQIFSDMKFLGVEPSYNIYQIMVFIYCHMSFPETAQSLVDEAEGKGMIFKDVGTFVSLIDAYGNIKELEKGESVVARLRQRSKVVDRKVWNALIQAYAASGGYEQARAAFNTMMRDGPSPTIDTMNLLMQALIVDGRLNELYVLIQELQDMGFKISKSTILLMLEAFAKAGNIFEVKKIYNGMRAAGYLPNMHLYRIMIWLLSQGKRVRDVEAMVSEMEEAGFKPDLSMWNSLLKMYIGIEYYEKTAEVFKKIQEAGLVADEDTYNALILMYCRDRRPKEGLRLMHEVRRRGLDLKLDAYKSLIAACSKQQLSDKAEELFSDLQEKGFKLDRSFYHLMIKMYRDSGRHDKAERLLVKMKEVGIEPTIATMHLLMMSYGTSGQPKEAEKVLDNLKLSGYNLSTLPYSSVIDAFLKQGDYNAGIQKLFEMKDDGLDPDHRIWSCFIYAASLCQSSEEAMVLLTALQDTGFDLPVRLLTENWESSVKILDHWLERLEPLEDNAAFNFVNSLENLLWAFELRATASLLFQLAVKRRIYQNHVFRVAEKEWGADFRKLSAGAALVGLTLWLDLMQDASLEGSPESPKSVVLITGTAEYNMVSLNSTLKAYLWEMGSPFLPCRTRSGVLIAKAHSLRMWLKDSPFCFDLELKNAHALPQSNSMQLMEGCFMRRGLVPAFRDIAGRLGVVRPKKFARLALLSDEKREKAIQADIDGSKDKLDKMKSKGGVIMKRKLGHQKNKFIRKTMSSNTKEMLPR, encoded by the exons ATGGCGATTGCAAATTCTGGAACTTTTGCAGTATCAGCTTCACCATTGCACATCGATTCACAATCCAAGGTACGCAGATTCATCCCTTCTAATTGCACTTTAGCTTCATCTAATTCTTCTTCAACATCAGCTGAAGAAACTACACTCGAAGAACCGAAAAACCCTAGAAAGTTTAGTTATAGCAGGGCATCTCCTTCTGTGAGATGGCCCAATTTGAAACTCACAGAAATTCACCAATCCGCGCAAACCCATTTGAATTTAGCATCTAATTCACCGACCCATTTTGCGAAAACGGCCAATAATTCGGAGGATAGTGAGGAATTTGAGGTTGAGGGCGATGCAGGTAGTATGGATGATGTGGGTGGTGGTGTTAATGATGAGACTTTAGAGGTTTTGGATAAGCCTAGTAAGAGTAAGGCTAGGAGAATGACTAAGTTGGCCCTTAAAAGGGCGAAAGATTGGAGGATGAGGGTTCAATATTTGACTGATAAGATATTAGGGTTAGGGTCTGATGAGTTTGTGGCTGATGTGTTGGATAAGAGATTGGTGCAAATGACTCCTACTGATTATTGTTTTGTGGTGAAGTGGGTGGGTCAGTCGAGTTGGCAGCGAGCTTTGGAGGTTTTTGAGTGGTTGAATCTCAGGCATTGGTACTCTCCTAATGCTCGAATGCTGGCCACGATATTGGCGGTTCTTGGAAAGGCGAATCAGGAAGGGCTGGCTGTGGAGATTTTTATGAGGGCGGAGTCTTCTGCTGGTAATACCGTTCAGGTTTACAATGCAATGATGGGGGTTTATGCGAGGAATGCTAGATTCTCAAAGGTTCAAGAAATGCTGAGTTTGATGCGAGAGCGTGGCTGTGAGCCAGATCTTGTGAGCTTTAATACCTTGATAAATGCGCGTTTGAAATCAGGTCCATTAGGGCCGAATTTGGGGATGGAGCTTTTGAATGAGGTGAGAAAATCTGGCATGAGACCAGATGCTATAACTTATAACACTCTTATTAGTGCTTGCTCTCGTGAGTCCAATCTGcaggaggctataaaggtatATGGTGATATGGAGGCTAATAATTGCCAACCTGATCTATGGACATATAATGCCATGATTTCAGTTTTTGCTAGATGTGGGTTAGCAAGTAGAGCTGAAAGGATTCTTAGAGAACTGGAGGCTAAAGGGTTTATCCCAGATGCTGTGACATATAATTCACTGTTGTATGCATATGCCAGAGAAGGAAATATTGAGAAGGTAGGAGATATTTGCGAAGAGATGTTGAAAAGAGGATTTGTGAAGGATGAAATGACTTACAACACTATCCTTCACATGTATGGTAAGCAGGGAGAACATGATACAGCGTTGGATCTGTATAGAAACATGAAATTGTCTGGACTAGTTCCTGATGCAGTTACGTACACTGTTTTGATTGATTGTCTTGGAAAAGCCAATAGAATGACCGAGGCTGCAAATTTAATGTCAGAGATGTTGGATAGCGGAGTTAAACCCACTTTGCGAACTTTTAGTGCCTTGATATGTGGTTATGGTAAATCTGGGAAACGAGTGGAGGCTGAAGAAACATTTAATTGCATGCTGAGATCTGGAATTAAGCCTGACAAGTTGGCTTACTCTGTTATGTTGGACATTCTTTTGAGGTCTGATGAGACGAGAAAAGCCATGGCTATTTACAGTGATATGGTTTACCACAATATTATGCCCGATCACAAACTTTACCTTTCTTTGATTCAGCTTcttaagaaggaaaacaaagatgAGGGTCTTCAAAGAATTGTCCTAGATATGCAGCAATTATGTGGTATGACTCCAGTAGATATATCTTCCATTCTTGTTCAAGGTGAATGCTTTGACGAGGCTGGCAGGATGTTGAGGTTGGCTGTTGCTCAGGGCTATGATTTGGACCACAGAAACCTTTTATCTATCCTCAGTTCATTTAGTTCATCTGGTCGGCACGTGGAAGCAGAAGATTTGCTTAAATATCTGAGGGATCATGCTTCTTCATCTCAGGAGCTCGTTGAAGAGGCTTTGGTGATCGTGTTTTGCAAGGCTAATCAACTTGATGCTGCCCTGGAACAATACTATAACATAAAAGAGTCTGGCTTATTTTGTGGGAGTTGCATGATGTATGAGTCTCTGATAATGTGTTGCAAGGAATCTGAACTCTTTTCTACTGCATCTCAGATATTCTCTGACATGAAATTTTTAGGAGTTGAGCCATCTTATAACATATACCAGATTATGGTGTTCATATATTGTCACATGTCTTTTCCGGAGACAGCACAATCGTTGGTTGATGAAGCAGAAGGAAAAGGCATGATATTTAAGGATGTTGGCACATTTGTTAGTCTTATTGATGCATATGGGAATATAAAGGAACTGGAGAAAGGGGAAAGTGTTGTTGCTCGTCTAAGGCAAAGATCGAAGGTAGTGGACAGGAAGGTCTGGAATGCATTGATACAAGCTTATGCTGCATCTGGTGGTTATGAACAAGCTAGGGCAGCTTTTAATACAATGATGAGAGACGGACCTTCCCCAACCATAGATACAATGAATTTACTGATGCAAGCTTTAATTGTAGATGGGAGACTAAATGAGCTATATGTGTTGATTCAAGAACTTCAAGACATGGGTTTTAAGATTAGTAAAAGCACCATCCTTTTAATGCTTGAAGCATTCGCAAAAGCTGGAAATATCTTTGAAGTAAAGAAAATATATAACGGGATGAGGGCTGCTGGTTACCTCCCAAACATGCATCTCTACAGAATAATGATTTGGTTGCTATCCCAGGGAAAACGAGTGAGGGATGTTGAGGCCATGGTTTCTGAGATGGAAGAAGCTGGATTCAAGCCTGATCTTTCAATGTGGAATTCATTGCTAAAAATGTACATTGGCATTGAGTATTATGAAAAGACTGCTGAAGTGTTCAAGAAGATTCAAGAAGCTGGACTTGTCGCTGATGAGGACACTTACAATGCTTTGATACTGATGTATTGCCGAGACCGAAGACCGAAAGAAGGTTTACGCCTGATGCATGAAGTGAGAAGGAGGGGCTTGGATCTGAAGTTGGATGCTTACAAAAGCTTAATTGCTGCCTGCAGCAAGCAGCAGCTTTCAGATAAAGCTGAGGAGCTCTTCAGTGACTTGCAAGAAAAGGGGTTCAAGTTGGATCGTTCTTTTTatcatttaatgattaaaatgtATAGAGATTCTGGAAGACATGATAAAGCTGAAAGGCTACTTGTTAAAATGAAGGAAGTTGGAATTGAGCCCACCATTGCAACAATGCATTTACTGATGATGTCTTATGGAACTTCTGGACAACCTAAAGAAGCTGAGAAGGTCCTTGATAATCTTAAATTATCAGGGTATAATCTTAGTACACTGCCTTACAGTTCAGTTATCGATGCCTTTCTGAAACAAGGAGATTATAATGCTGGGATTCAGAAGCTCTTTGAAATGAAGGATGATGGTTTGGACCCTGACCATAGAATATGGAGTTGCTTCATTTATGCAGCAAGCTTGTGTCAGAGTTCAGAAGAAGCTATGGTTCTTTTAACAGCTCTGCAAGATACTGGTTTTGATCTCCCAGTAAG GCTGCTGACTGAAAATTGGGAATCATCAGTTAAAATCTTGGACCATTGGCTTGAAAGATTAGAGCCACTTGAAGACAATGCTGCATTCAACTTTGTGAATTCTTTGGAGAACCTTTTGTGGGCATTTGAACTCCGGGCTACAGCTTCATTGCTTTTCCAACTGGCAGTAAAGAGGAGAATTTACCAAAATCATGTGTTCAG AGTGGCTGAAAAAGAATGGGGAGCTGATTTCAGAAAATTGTCTGCTGGTGCTGCTCTTGTGGGTCTTACATTATGGCTTGACCTCATGCAG GATGCGTCACTGGAGGGTTCACCAGAATCACCAAAATCGGTTGTTCTAATAACAGGGACAGCAGAATACAACATGGTCTCGTTAAACAGCACATTAAAGGCATACCTTTGGGAGATGGGATCACCTTTTTTGCCTTGTAGGACAAGGAGCGGAGTTCTAATTGCCAAGGCTCATTCCCTCAGAATGTGGCTAAAAGACTCCCCATTTTGCTTTGACCTTGAGCTGAAAAATGCTCACGCACTTCCACAATCAAACTCAATGCAGCTTATGGAAGGATGCTTTATGAGACGTGGTCTTGTTCCTGCTTTCAGGGACATTGCTGGAAGACTCGGAGTAGTGCGACCAAAAAAATTTGCAAGATTAGCATTGTTGTCAGATGAGAAAAGAGAAAAAGCTATCCAGGCTGACATTGATGGTAGCAAAGATAAGCTAGACAAGATGAAGAGTAAAGGTGGTGTTATTATGAAGAGGAAACTGGGGCACCAGAAAAATAAGTTTATCAGGAAAACAATGTCATCAAACACCAAAGAGATGCTTCCTCGGTAA
- the LOC110788948 gene encoding mitogen-activated protein kinase homolog MMK1, producing the protein MDALAPQPSDTDMMDAGAPPPENPLPPAADHSQTPPLQQQQQVSIPATLSHGGKFIQYNIFGNIFEVTAKYKPPIMPIGKGAYGIVCSSLNSDTNEHVAIKKIANAFDNKVDAKRTLREIKLLRHMDHENVVAIRDIIPPPRREAFNDVYIAYELMDTDLHQIIRSNQGLSEEHCQYFLYQILRGLKYIHSANVLHRDLKPSNLLLNANCDLKICDFGLARVTSETDFMTEYVVTRWYRAPELLLNSSDYTAAIDVWSVGCIFMELMDRKPLFPGRDHVHQLRLLMELIGTPSEHELGFLNENAKRYIRQLPAYRRQSLAEKFSHVHPSAIDLVEKMLTFDPRQRITVEDALAHPYLNSLHDISDEPICVSPFCFDFEQHALSEEQMRELIYREALAFNPEYHQE; encoded by the exons ATGGACGCCTTAGCTCCTCAACCTTCCGACACCGACATGATGGATGCCGGAGCTCCACCGCCTGAAAATCCTCTTCCACCCGCGGCTGATCATTCTCAGACCCCGCCGTTGCAGCAACAACAGCAAGTTAGTATTCCGGCGACTCTCAGCCATGGCGGAAAGTTTATCCAATACAATATCTTTGGCAACATCTTTGAGGTTACTGCCAAGTATAAACCTCCTATTATGCCTATTGGAAAGGGCGCTTATGGCATCGTTTG TTCGTCTTTGAATTCGGACACGAATGAGCATGTGGCGATCAAGAAGATTGCGAATGCGTTTGATAATAAGGTGGATGCCAAGAGGACTTTGCGTGAGATCAAGCTACTTAGGCATATGGATCATGAAAAC GTTGTTGCAATCAGAGATATTATACCACCTCCTCGAAGGGAGGCATTTAATGATGTATATATTGCATATGAGCTGATGGACACTGATCTTCATCAAATTATCCGTTCAAACCAAGGATTATCAGAAGAGCACTGTCAG taTTTTCTCTACCAGATACTACGTGGATTGAAGTACATTCACTCTGCAAATGTTCTACACAGGGATCTAAAGCCTAGCAATCTCTTGCTTAATGCCAACTGTGATTTAAAAATCTGTGATTTTGGACTAGCTCGAGTAACATCGGAGACTGATTTTATGACTGAATATGTTGTGACTAGATGGTATCGGGCACCAGAGTTATTGTTGAATTCTTCAGATTACACTGCTGCTATTGATGTATGGTCAGTAGGTTGTATTTTTATGGAGTTGATGGACCGTAAGCCTCTATTTCCAGGCAGAGATCATGTTCATCAATTACGCCTGCTCATGGAG CTGATTGGAACCCCTTCAGAACACGAGCTAGGGTTTCTCAATGAAAATGCTAAAAGATATATTCGTCAGCTTCCTGCATATAGAAGGCAGTCGTTAGCTGAGAAGTTTTCACATGTACATCCATCAGCTATTGATCTTGTTGAAAAAATGTTGACATTTGATCCCAGACAGAGAATTACAG TTGAAGACGCGCTAGCACATCCTTACCTGAATTCATTGCATGACATCAGTGACGAGCCAATATGTGTGTCCCCCTTTTGTTTCGACTTTGAGCAACATGCTTTGTCGGAGGAACAGATGAGAGAATTGATTTATCGCGAGGCTCTTGCATTCAATCCTGAATATCATCAGGAGTGA